The proteins below are encoded in one region of Limnohabitans sp. 63ED37-2:
- a CDS encoding ArsR/SmtB family transcription factor: MDEDVAVKALAALAQSSRIKVFRAIVGTGPEGIQPGQLSAALDIPANTLSFHLKELHHAALVSVQREGRFLRYRADLGAMQSLMDFLTAHCCQGVPCGDALNLACEPGRC, encoded by the coding sequence ATGGACGAAGACGTGGCCGTCAAGGCCTTGGCGGCTTTGGCACAAAGCTCGCGCATCAAAGTGTTCCGCGCCATTGTGGGCACGGGGCCTGAGGGCATTCAGCCCGGCCAATTGTCTGCGGCGCTCGACATTCCGGCCAATACCTTGTCGTTCCACCTCAAAGAACTGCACCACGCGGCCTTGGTCAGCGTGCAGCGCGAAGGCCGTTTTTTGCGCTACCGCGCCGATCTAGGCGCGATGCAAAGCCTGATGGACTTTTTGACCGCCCATTGCTGCCAGGGTGTGCCCTGCGGCGACGCGCTCAATCTGGCTTGCGAGCCAGGCCGCTGTTGA
- a CDS encoding arsenate reductase ArsC: protein MAEAIMNHLGPNRFVAYSAGSRPAGHVNAHALHCLERNQLSTVGLRSKSWSEFAAPDAPTMGFVITVCDNAAGEVCPVWPGQPMTAHWGVEDPGHIGTTDAEKAKAFWDAFMKLHRRISILLSLPIDKLERLALKKELDQIGRS, encoded by the coding sequence ATGGCCGAGGCCATCATGAATCACCTGGGCCCCAACCGCTTTGTGGCTTACAGCGCGGGCAGCCGTCCTGCCGGTCATGTCAATGCGCATGCTTTGCACTGCCTTGAACGCAATCAACTGAGCACCGTAGGCTTGCGCAGCAAAAGCTGGTCCGAGTTTGCGGCACCCGATGCGCCCACCATGGGCTTCGTGATCACCGTCTGTGACAACGCGGCGGGCGAGGTCTGCCCCGTCTGGCCGGGTCAGCCCATGACCGCACACTGGGGCGTGGAAGACCCTGGCCACATTGGCACCACCGACGCCGAAAAAGCCAAAGCTTTTTGGGATGCTTTCATGAAACTGCACCGGCGCATTTCGATTCTGCTGAGTTTGCCCATTGACAAGCTCGAGCGGCTGGCTTTGAAAAAAGAGCTCGATCAAATCGGCCGTTCTTGA
- the arsB gene encoding ACR3 family arsenite efflux transporter, with protein MGFFERFLSIWVALGIAAGVGLGLLVPGVFQTVAELEFAHVNLVVAVFIWVMIFPMMVQIDWNAVKDVSQKPQGLWLTLVVNWLIKPFTMAALGVLFFQYLFTPWVDPQSAQEYIAGMILLGVAPCTAMVFVWSQLVKGDANYTLVQVSVNDLIMVVAFAPIAGFLLGVTDVTVPWETLLLSTVLYVVLPLAAGMLCRRLWLARGTEHLQRRMAQLKPWSVSGLITTVVLLFGFQAQTIIDKPFVIAMIAAPLVLQTYGIFFLSWWGARWLKLPHNVAGPACLIGTSNFFELAVAVAISLFGLNSGAALATVVGVLVEVPVMLTLVALVNRWAVHKDDQIYK; from the coding sequence ATGGGATTTTTTGAACGCTTTTTGTCGATTTGGGTGGCTTTGGGCATTGCGGCTGGGGTGGGCTTGGGCCTACTGGTGCCCGGCGTGTTTCAGACCGTAGCCGAACTTGAATTTGCACACGTCAATCTGGTGGTAGCGGTGTTCATCTGGGTCATGATTTTCCCAATGATGGTGCAAATCGACTGGAACGCCGTGAAAGACGTGAGCCAAAAGCCGCAAGGTCTTTGGCTCACGCTGGTGGTCAACTGGCTCATCAAGCCCTTCACCATGGCCGCACTGGGTGTGCTGTTTTTCCAATACCTGTTTACGCCCTGGGTCGATCCACAATCGGCTCAAGAATACATCGCAGGCATGATCTTGCTGGGTGTGGCCCCTTGCACCGCCATGGTGTTCGTGTGGAGCCAACTGGTCAAGGGTGACGCCAACTACACCTTGGTACAGGTCTCCGTGAACGACCTCATCATGGTGGTGGCATTTGCGCCAATTGCGGGCTTCTTGCTGGGTGTGACCGATGTGACGGTGCCTTGGGAAACGCTCTTGCTGTCCACCGTTTTGTATGTGGTGTTACCACTAGCGGCCGGCATGCTCTGCCGCCGGCTGTGGCTCGCTCGAGGGACTGAGCACTTGCAGCGGCGCATGGCCCAACTCAAGCCCTGGTCGGTCTCCGGCTTAATCACCACTGTGGTCTTGTTGTTTGGCTTTCAGGCGCAAACCATCATCGACAAACCGTTCGTGATCGCCATGATTGCCGCGCCCTTGGTACTGCAGACTTATGGCATTTTCTTCCTTTCTTGGTGGGGCGCTCGGTGGCTGAAATTACCGCACAACGTGGCTGGCCCCGCTTGCCTGATCGGCACCTCCAACTTTTTTGAACTCGCGGTAGCAGTAGCCATCTCGCTGTTTGGCCTGAATTCGGGTGCGGCCTTGGCCACCGTGGTGGGCGTTCTGGTGGAAGTGCCTGTGATGCTGACGCTTGTGGCATTGGTCAACCGCTGGGCAGTGCACAAAGACGATCAGATTTACAAATGA
- a CDS encoding Ppx/GppA phosphatase family protein gives MQTHSLYAAIDLGSNSFRLEIGQMDAGQLRRVEYIKETVRQGNGLDSERNLSEDAMVRGWECLARFGERIADFQPHQVRAVATQTLREARNRDVFLAKAKQILGFPIEVIAGREEARLIYLGVSHLLPQSDERRLVVDIGGRSTEMILGQHETASTLESYRVGSVAWSMKYFPDGMWTPQAFKAAEIGALAVLDEAHSLFNRQHWDKCYGSSGTVGAVSDILTQAGWPEGRVTRDGLNWLKERLFKAQKLDNLRLDGVKEDRKPVIGGGLAVLQAVFDLLQIDEMHAAQGALRHGALYDLIDRETPQDVRASMVSWLAQRFGTDAQQADRVSRTAQGLLQAMIASDRTDVPQSEQQRHLQKLHWACQLHEVGMRISHSDYHKHGAYILDNTDLPGFTLDELHRLSQLVLGHRGKLRKLEAELQNTRFVQQLMALRLAVILCHARRDPDLSGLHIQCDAGRRNASLQMDSDWVELWPQSAHLLREEKNAWQKTEWVFQVAVN, from the coding sequence ATGCAAACCCATTCCCTGTACGCCGCCATCGACCTGGGCTCCAACAGTTTTCGCCTCGAAATCGGTCAGATGGATGCGGGTCAGCTGCGGCGGGTGGAGTACATCAAGGAAACCGTGCGGCAAGGCAACGGCCTGGACAGCGAGCGCAACCTGAGCGAAGACGCCATGGTCCGTGGCTGGGAGTGCCTGGCCCGTTTTGGCGAGCGGATTGCGGATTTTCAGCCTCACCAGGTGCGGGCCGTAGCGACTCAGACCTTGCGCGAGGCCCGCAACCGCGACGTGTTTCTGGCCAAGGCCAAACAGATTTTGGGCTTTCCGATTGAGGTGATTGCCGGGCGCGAAGAAGCCCGATTGATTTACCTGGGTGTGTCGCACCTGCTGCCGCAGTCGGACGAACGCCGCTTGGTGGTAGACATTGGCGGTCGCTCCACCGAGATGATTTTGGGCCAACACGAAACCGCCAGTACCCTGGAGTCTTACCGCGTAGGCAGCGTCGCTTGGTCCATGAAATACTTCCCCGATGGCATGTGGACCCCTCAGGCCTTCAAGGCCGCCGAGATAGGTGCTTTGGCCGTGCTGGATGAAGCGCACAGCCTCTTTAACCGCCAACACTGGGACAAGTGTTACGGCTCTTCAGGCACCGTGGGCGCGGTGTCCGACATCCTGACTCAGGCAGGCTGGCCTGAGGGACGCGTCACGCGCGATGGTTTGAATTGGCTCAAAGAGCGATTATTCAAGGCCCAAAAGCTGGACAACCTGCGCCTGGATGGCGTCAAGGAAGACCGCAAACCCGTTATTGGTGGCGGTCTGGCAGTTTTGCAAGCGGTGTTTGATCTGCTGCAAATCGATGAAATGCATGCCGCTCAAGGCGCCTTGCGCCATGGCGCACTTTACGATTTGATCGACCGCGAAACGCCCCAAGATGTCCGCGCGTCCATGGTCAGCTGGTTGGCCCAACGCTTTGGCACCGATGCGCAGCAGGCGGACCGGGTCTCCCGCACGGCCCAAGGCTTGTTACAAGCCATGATCGCGTCGGATCGAACCGATGTGCCCCAAAGCGAGCAGCAACGCCATTTGCAAAAACTGCACTGGGCATGCCAGCTCCACGAAGTGGGCATGCGCATCTCGCACAGCGATTACCACAAGCACGGTGCCTACATCCTCGACAACACCGACCTGCCCGGCTTCACTTTGGACGAACTCCATCGCCTGAGCCAGCTGGTTTTGGGCCACCGCGGCAAGCTGCGCAAGCTCGAAGCCGAGCTGCAAAACACCCGCTTTGTCCAACAGCTGATGGCCCTGCGCTTGGCGGTCATCTTGTGCCATGCCCGACGCGACCCGGATTTGTCGGGTTTGCACATCCAGTGTGATGCAGGTCGACGCAACGCCAGCCTTCAGATGGACAGCGATTGGGTTGAACTCTGGCCCCAATCTGCCCATTTGCTGCGTGAAGAAAAGAACGCTTGGCAAAAGACGGAATGGGTTTTTCAGGTGGCTGTGAACTGA
- the sixA gene encoding phosphohistidine phosphatase SixA encodes MDLIIWRHAEAHEAEPLEDDMQRALTPRGRKQAERMATWLDAQLPQGTRVLSSPAVRAEQTVRALGRKYKVRDALSPGASVTDVLETSGWPEARYPVLLVGHQPALGGLVAQLMGMPEAACAIRKGAVWWLRHRIREGQSQTVLMAVTCPERI; translated from the coding sequence ATGGACTTGATCATTTGGCGTCATGCTGAAGCCCATGAGGCCGAGCCGCTTGAGGACGACATGCAAAGGGCTTTGACCCCTCGAGGGCGCAAACAGGCCGAACGCATGGCCACATGGCTCGACGCCCAGCTGCCGCAAGGCACCCGGGTGCTCAGCAGCCCGGCTGTGCGGGCGGAGCAAACCGTCAGAGCCTTGGGCCGCAAATACAAGGTGCGCGATGCACTGTCCCCCGGGGCCAGTGTGACCGACGTGCTGGAAACCTCGGGTTGGCCCGAAGCCCGTTATCCGGTCTTGCTGGTGGGGCACCAACCGGCGCTGGGCGGTTTGGTGGCGCAATTGATGGGCATGCCCGAGGCCGCATGCGCCATCCGCAAAGGCGCGGTCTGGTGGCTGCGCCACCGCATCCGCGAAGGCCAGTCACAAACCGTGTTGATGGCCGTGACGTGCCCAGAGCGGATTTGA
- the ppk1 gene encoding polyphosphate kinase 1: MSPILSQNTSAGPDSKFLDRDLSILAFNERVLDWAHRPEVPVLERLRYLCIVSSNLDEFFEVRAEPHVMGSLQEIKSGQYTHNSLEAIADKTNAMVARQYALYNDDLLPTLQRHGYRLLSHGERNAEQRRWVRSYFQREVQPLLVPVGLDPAHPFPQVANKSLNFIVQLSGKDAFGRANEIAIVKVPRVLPRVIPLPDRVCEGSKAFVLLSSVIRAHLAELFPGREVGQFSQFRVTRHSDLAVDEDEIANLRMALRQGLQHRNYGQAVRLEVSSNCAPRLAEFLRKEFRLPEAAVFRVNGPVNLVRLMQLIDLVAAPDLLFPPFKASFPVQLPQHGSVFNRLKEGDVLIHQPFESFDGVLAFLREAVMDPNVLAIKQTIYRAGSDTTMMDLLREAVRRGKEVTAVVELKARFDEEANINWAEQLESIGAQVVYGIVGLKTHAKMLLVTRREGRVLRRYGHLSTGNYNRRTAALYTDLSYLTSNAEITADMDQLFGHLASQSRLPKMKRVLVAPFTLHAQMQTLIEAVGDAAARGATGRIVIKMNALTDEPLMEALLAAGQKGAKIDLIVRGACMLPAGVAGLSDNIRVRSVIGRFLEHSRVFYFCADQDESLYLSSADWMSRNMTRRIELAWPVTDPLLRQRIIDECLIAYLHDGRDAWDLAPDGQYHRVGLTAPGPGAQQALMQRYDASPVRK, encoded by the coding sequence ATGTCCCCCATACTTTCTCAGAACACATCGGCAGGGCCTGATTCGAAATTTCTGGACCGAGACCTGAGTATTTTGGCGTTCAATGAACGGGTGCTCGACTGGGCGCACCGCCCCGAAGTGCCTGTGCTCGAGCGCTTGCGTTACCTGTGCATCGTGTCTTCGAACTTGGACGAGTTCTTTGAGGTGCGGGCCGAGCCGCATGTGATGGGCAGCTTGCAGGAGATCAAGTCCGGCCAATACACCCACAACAGCTTGGAGGCGATTGCCGACAAAACCAATGCCATGGTGGCGCGGCAATACGCGCTGTACAACGACGATTTGCTGCCCACTTTGCAGCGGCACGGTTACCGCTTGTTGTCGCATGGTGAGCGCAATGCCGAGCAACGCCGTTGGGTGCGCAGCTATTTCCAGCGCGAGGTGCAACCTCTGCTGGTGCCCGTGGGTCTGGACCCAGCCCATCCTTTTCCGCAAGTGGCCAACAAATCGCTCAACTTCATTGTTCAGTTGTCGGGCAAAGATGCTTTCGGGCGTGCCAACGAAATCGCCATCGTCAAAGTGCCGCGTGTGTTGCCACGGGTGATTCCCTTGCCGGACCGTGTGTGTGAGGGCAGCAAGGCTTTTGTGCTCTTGTCCAGCGTGATCCGCGCCCATCTGGCTGAGTTGTTCCCGGGTCGTGAGGTTGGACAGTTTTCCCAGTTCAGGGTCACGCGCCATTCGGACTTGGCGGTTGATGAAGACGAGATTGCCAATTTGCGCATGGCCTTGCGCCAGGGGCTGCAACACCGCAACTATGGTCAAGCGGTACGCCTGGAGGTGTCGTCCAACTGTGCCCCCCGTTTGGCGGAATTTTTGCGCAAAGAGTTTCGCCTGCCCGAAGCGGCTGTGTTCCGGGTGAATGGCCCGGTGAACTTGGTGCGGCTTATGCAACTCATCGATCTGGTGGCTGCGCCCGACTTGCTTTTCCCCCCCTTCAAGGCCAGCTTTCCGGTGCAGTTGCCGCAGCACGGCTCGGTGTTCAACCGGCTCAAAGAAGGTGATGTGCTGATCCACCAACCTTTTGAAAGCTTCGACGGTGTGCTCGCCTTTTTGCGCGAAGCGGTGATGGACCCGAACGTGTTGGCCATCAAACAAACCATTTACCGTGCCGGCAGCGACACCACCATGATGGATTTGCTGCGTGAGGCGGTGCGCCGGGGCAAAGAAGTGACGGCGGTGGTGGAGCTCAAAGCCCGATTTGACGAAGAGGCCAACATCAACTGGGCCGAGCAGCTCGAATCGATCGGTGCCCAGGTGGTCTACGGCATTGTGGGCCTGAAGACGCACGCCAAAATGCTGCTGGTCACCCGCCGTGAAGGCCGTGTGTTGCGCCGCTACGGCCATCTGTCGACCGGCAACTACAACCGCCGCACCGCTGCGCTGTACACCGACCTCAGTTACCTCACGTCCAATGCGGAGATCACCGCGGACATGGATCAGTTGTTCGGTCATCTGGCTAGCCAAAGCCGCTTGCCGAAAATGAAGCGCGTGCTGGTCGCGCCCTTCACTTTGCATGCCCAGATGCAGACCCTCATCGAGGCCGTGGGCGATGCCGCAGCGCGTGGTGCGACCGGGCGCATTGTCATCAAGATGAACGCCCTCACCGATGAGCCCTTGATGGAGGCCTTGTTGGCAGCCGGGCAAAAAGGTGCCAAGATCGATTTGATCGTTCGTGGGGCCTGCATGCTGCCCGCAGGGGTGGCGGGTTTGAGCGACAACATTCGGGTGCGCTCGGTGATTGGCCGCTTTTTGGAACACTCGCGGGTGTTTTACTTTTGTGCCGACCAGGACGAATCGCTGTACTTGTCGAGTGCCGACTGGATGAGCCGCAACATGACGCGCCGCATCGAACTGGCTTGGCCTGTGACCGACCCGCTGCTGCGCCAGCGCATCATCGATGAATGCCTGATCGCCTACCTGCACGATGGGCGGGATGCTTGGGACTTGGCCCCTGACGGCCAGTACCACCGCGTGGGCCTGACGGCTCCCGGACCCGGTGCGCAGCAAGCGCTGATGCAACGTTACGACGCTTCGCCCGTGCGGAAGTGA
- a CDS encoding glycosyltransferase family 4 protein — protein sequence MKLALITDAWHPQVNGVVTTLYELVEALGPLGVEVCVFHPGQFNNRPCPGYAGIDIAVRPYKHLAEMLDKLSPDAVHIATEGPLGWAARKHCLKRGWRFTTAFHTKFPEILKAALRVPLFLGYALFRHFHKPSSGVMVPTQGVLQMLKARGFQNLKPWTHGVDLSLFSYQPQPLDLPELQPLARPWALYVGRVSYEKNIDAFLDMPWKGTRIVCGEGPLADSLKARYPGVVWMGVLPRPQLAQVYAAADVFVFPSRNETFGLVMLEAMACGTPVAAYPVDGPLQVMGADQGQTTGGVLGEDLAEATFQALKLPRQEARIRSEVFAWPHAVALFRSFLTPIKVEGKP from the coding sequence ATGAAGCTGGCTTTGATCACCGATGCCTGGCATCCACAGGTCAATGGGGTGGTGACCACCTTGTATGAATTGGTGGAAGCTTTGGGTCCATTGGGTGTTGAAGTCTGTGTGTTTCACCCGGGGCAATTCAACAATCGACCCTGCCCAGGTTACGCGGGTATTGACATTGCGGTTCGTCCTTACAAGCACTTGGCCGAGATGCTCGACAAGTTGTCGCCCGATGCGGTGCACATCGCCACAGAAGGCCCTTTGGGTTGGGCTGCACGCAAGCACTGCCTCAAAAGAGGCTGGCGCTTCACCACGGCTTTTCACACCAAGTTTCCTGAAATTCTCAAGGCGGCATTGCGTGTACCTTTGTTTTTGGGTTATGCCCTCTTTCGCCATTTCCACAAACCCTCTTCGGGGGTGATGGTGCCCACCCAAGGTGTTTTGCAGATGCTGAAAGCACGGGGCTTTCAGAACCTGAAGCCTTGGACCCATGGGGTGGACCTGTCCTTGTTCTCCTACCAGCCGCAGCCCCTCGATTTGCCTGAACTGCAGCCGCTGGCAAGGCCTTGGGCTTTGTATGTGGGCCGTGTGTCCTACGAAAAAAACATCGATGCTTTTTTGGACATGCCCTGGAAGGGCACACGCATCGTATGTGGCGAGGGCCCTTTGGCCGATTCGTTGAAGGCACGTTATCCAGGTGTGGTGTGGATGGGGGTGTTGCCTCGTCCCCAGCTGGCACAGGTCTATGCGGCGGCAGATGTGTTTGTTTTCCCCTCTCGCAACGAAACCTTTGGCCTCGTGATGCTTGAAGCCATGGCCTGTGGTACGCCGGTTGCGGCGTATCCTGTGGATGGACCTTTGCAGGTGATGGGCGCAGACCAAGGACAGACCACAGGGGGAGTGCTGGGTGAAGACTTGGCTGAAGCCACTTTCCAAGCTTTGAAGTTGCCGCGCCAAGAGGCCCGAATCAGGTCAGAGGTCTTTGCTTGGCCTCATGCCGTGGCTTTGTTCAGATCTTTTTTGACGCCTATCAAGGTTGAGGGAAAACCATGA
- a CDS encoding UDP-2,3-diacylglucosamine diphosphatase: MTTVAEAAPAAGLFKTAYAGLDDSLVQTFPGLVPPLSQGPEDPDEDPTPAGRPRLRAIFISDLHIGTPGFQAEALLDFLKHHPSDVLYLVGDIVDGWQLRRRWFWPQSHNDVVQKLLRRARKGCRVIYVPGNHDEFARHFVGHAFGGVEVLHDTSHTTAQGLKLWVVHGDHFDGVIQCAKWLAYVGDWLYELTLRLNRHLNSFRARIGLEYWSLSAYLKLKVKKAVNFISDFEVAVAQEAKRRGFDGVVCGHIHHAEIRDVNGTLYCNDGDWVESRTALVEHADGRLEIIHWAGQAVVVNTLPAQVVTA, encoded by the coding sequence ATGACCACTGTCGCCGAAGCCGCACCTGCTGCGGGTCTTTTCAAAACCGCTTACGCGGGCTTAGATGACAGCTTGGTTCAGACTTTTCCAGGGCTTGTGCCCCCTTTGAGTCAAGGGCCCGAAGACCCCGATGAAGACCCTACGCCCGCAGGCCGACCCCGTTTGCGGGCGATTTTCATTTCGGACCTGCACATTGGCACACCTGGTTTTCAGGCCGAAGCCTTGCTGGACTTTTTGAAACACCACCCCAGCGATGTGCTGTATTTGGTCGGCGACATTGTGGACGGGTGGCAATTGCGCAGGCGCTGGTTCTGGCCACAAAGCCACAACGATGTGGTGCAAAAGTTGTTGCGTCGGGCGCGTAAAGGCTGCCGCGTGATTTATGTGCCGGGCAACCACGACGAGTTCGCCAGGCATTTTGTGGGCCATGCCTTTGGCGGGGTCGAGGTGCTGCACGACACGTCGCACACCACGGCCCAAGGCCTCAAGTTGTGGGTGGTGCACGGCGACCATTTTGATGGCGTGATCCAGTGCGCCAAGTGGCTGGCGTATGTGGGTGACTGGTTGTATGAGTTGACATTGCGGCTCAACCGCCACCTCAACAGCTTCAGGGCCCGCATCGGTCTGGAGTACTGGTCCTTATCGGCCTACCTCAAGCTCAAGGTCAAAAAAGCGGTCAATTTCATCAGCGACTTTGAGGTGGCGGTGGCACAAGAGGCCAAACGCCGAGGCTTTGACGGGGTGGTGTGTGGCCACATTCACCACGCTGAAATTCGCGATGTGAACGGCACCTTGTACTGCAACGATGGCGACTGGGTCGAGAGCCGCACCGCTTTGGTGGAGCACGCCGACGGCCGTTTGGAAATCATCCACTGGGCCGGTCAAGCGGTGGTCGTGAATACATTGCCCGCGCAGGTGGTCACCGCATGA
- a CDS encoding GNAT family N-acetyltransferase gives MKELPNPTFALSPVQLPRGSLHPESPGTGLEFLPRRVQSTIAVSWATHLDEVREAQRLRHQVFATELGARLPKTVPGHDIDLFDDYCEHLLVRDSASGQVIGTYRVLTPVQAKRAGSTYSDTEFDLTRLRDMRGRMVELGRSCVHPDHRHGGVIMALWGALFEFMDRNRLDTMIGCASIPMLHNGLVTGNAAASIWHQLRQSHLADIQFHVRPRLPLPVEELDATLPIEPPALIKGYLRLGAKVLGAPAWDPDFNTADLPMMMRTADLPQRYRKHFSMGAL, from the coding sequence ATGAAAGAGTTACCAAACCCCACCTTCGCACTGTCCCCTGTTCAATTGCCCAGGGGGTCACTTCATCCGGAGTCCCCTGGTACCGGTTTGGAATTTTTGCCGCGGCGTGTGCAAAGCACCATTGCAGTCAGCTGGGCGACGCATCTCGACGAAGTTCGGGAAGCGCAGCGCCTGAGGCACCAGGTCTTTGCGACCGAATTGGGCGCACGGTTGCCCAAAACAGTGCCAGGTCACGACATCGATTTGTTTGACGATTACTGCGAGCACCTGCTGGTGCGGGACAGCGCTTCGGGTCAGGTCATTGGCACCTACCGGGTGCTCACGCCCGTGCAGGCCAAGCGGGCAGGCAGCACCTACAGCGACACCGAGTTCGACCTGACACGCCTGCGCGATATGCGCGGCCGCATGGTCGAGTTGGGCCGCAGCTGCGTTCACCCTGATCACCGCCATGGTGGCGTCATCATGGCTTTGTGGGGCGCTCTGTTTGAGTTCATGGACCGCAACCGTCTGGACACCATGATCGGTTGTGCCAGCATCCCTATGCTGCACAACGGACTGGTCACGGGGAATGCCGCGGCCAGCATTTGGCATCAGCTGCGTCAAAGTCATTTGGCCGATATCCAGTTCCATGTACGGCCACGTTTGCCTTTGCCCGTTGAAGAGTTGGACGCGACTTTGCCCATCGAGCCGCCCGCGCTCATCAAGGGGTATTTGCGTCTGGGCGCCAAGGTGCTGGGCGCACCCGCTTGGGACCCGGATTTCAACACCGCCGACCTGCCCATGATGATGCGCACGGCCGATTTGCCCCAGCGCTACCGCAAGCACTTTTCCATGGGGGCGTTATGA
- a CDS encoding HD domain-containing protein — MNTLLALYEQGGDLVYSGESVTQLMHAWQCGRLAEKSGAPAALQLASWLHDVGHLWVNLEGTPTLRGQDDVHERIGSEVLLPVFGPAVSEPVRLHVQAKRYLVSTRETYARKLSPDSVRSLQLQGGLMTADECAAFEAEPFFSDAVKLRVWDDLGKKSGWFEETRHEALDHLMQLMRRVAQDHVT; from the coding sequence ATGAACACCCTTTTGGCGCTCTATGAGCAAGGTGGTGACCTGGTCTACTCAGGCGAGTCGGTCACACAGTTGATGCACGCGTGGCAATGCGGGCGATTGGCTGAAAAGTCAGGTGCCCCTGCGGCTTTGCAGTTGGCCAGTTGGTTGCACGATGTGGGCCATTTGTGGGTGAATCTGGAAGGCACACCCACATTGCGAGGCCAAGACGATGTGCATGAACGCATCGGATCAGAGGTCCTGTTGCCTGTGTTTGGACCTGCCGTATCAGAGCCTGTACGCCTGCATGTGCAGGCCAAACGCTATTTGGTCAGCACGCGCGAGACCTATGCTCGCAAGCTCTCCCCCGATTCGGTCCGAAGCCTGCAATTGCAGGGTGGCTTGATGACCGCCGATGAATGCGCAGCATTTGAAGCGGAGCCTTTTTTTTCCGATGCCGTGAAGCTGCGCGTTTGGGATGACTTGGGCAAAAAGTCGGGTTGGTTTGAGGAAACGCGCCATGAAGCGCTTGACCATTTGATGCAGTTGATGCGTCGCGTCGCGCAGGATCACGTCACCTAA
- the phnC gene encoding phosphonate ABC transporter ATP-binding protein, with amino-acid sequence MSNEQAAIRVINACKSFRKDRPALQAIDLRINKGECVGLLGASGSGKSTLLRSLCGLERLDGADSEIQLWGQSLQKSGKLSKDVRQLRTHIGIIFQQFNLVGRMDVLTNVMTGLLPHIPLHRSLLGWFTPEEKFKALKALHSVGLSEQAMQRASTLSGGQQQRAAIARALVQGARILLADEPVASLDPESTRRVMDLLRQLQREQGMTLVISLHNVNLARQYCDRIIALREGRLVYDGPPMGLDNQRLRELYGTHSDELFMDHPPETPEPLFNPTLQLLAH; translated from the coding sequence ATGTCAAATGAACAAGCCGCCATCCGTGTCATCAACGCCTGCAAATCCTTTCGCAAGGACCGGCCGGCACTGCAAGCCATTGATCTGCGAATCAACAAGGGCGAATGTGTGGGCTTGCTCGGCGCCTCGGGTTCGGGCAAATCCACCTTGCTGCGGAGCCTGTGCGGGCTCGAGCGCCTCGATGGTGCAGACAGTGAAATCCAGCTGTGGGGCCAGAGCCTGCAGAAGTCGGGCAAGCTGAGTAAAGATGTGCGCCAGTTGCGCACCCACATCGGCATCATCTTCCAGCAGTTCAATTTGGTGGGCCGCATGGACGTGCTGACCAATGTGATGACCGGACTGCTGCCCCACATCCCGCTGCACAGAAGTTTGTTGGGCTGGTTCACACCCGAAGAAAAATTCAAAGCGCTCAAAGCCTTGCATTCGGTGGGCCTGTCAGAGCAGGCCATGCAACGGGCTTCGACCCTGTCCGGTGGCCAACAGCAACGCGCCGCCATTGCCCGTGCGCTGGTGCAAGGCGCACGCATTTTGTTGGCCGACGAACCCGTGGCCTCGCTCGACCCCGAGTCCACACGCAGGGTCATGGACTTGCTGCGCCAATTGCAAAGAGAGCAAGGCATGACCTTGGTCATCAGCCTGCACAACGTGAACCTGGCGCGGCAATACTGCGACCGCATCATCGCCTTGCGCGAAGGCCGCCTGGTCTACGACGGTCCGCCCATGGGCCTGGACAACCAACGCTTGCGCGAGCTGTACGGAACGCATTCAGACGAGTTGTTCATGGACCACCCGCCCGAAACACCAGAACCGCTTTTCAACCCAACGCTCCAACTTCTGGCGCATTGA